One Coffea arabica cultivar ET-39 chromosome 5e, Coffea Arabica ET-39 HiFi, whole genome shotgun sequence DNA segment encodes these proteins:
- the LOC113688970 gene encoding calcium/calmodulin-regulated receptor-like kinase 1, which yields MKAESSGLIIGISIGVVIGVLLAIGGFFCFLYHRKRSQIGNSSSRRAATIPIRQNGIDSCTALSDSSVGTESPKTSINNGISFWLGGLKKANIISASGILEYSYKDLQKATVNFTTLIGQGAFGPVYKAQMLTGETVAVKVLATDSKQGEKEFHAEVMLLGRLHHRNLVNLVGYCAEKGQRMLIYVYMSRGCLASHLYSEELEPLSWELRVQIALDVARGLEYLHDGAVPPVIHRDIKSSNILLDESMRARVADFGLSREEMVSKHLSNIRGTFGYLDPEYISTRAFTKKSDVYSYGVLLFELVAGRNPLQGLMEYVELAAMNTEGNVGWEEIVDSRLDGKYDLQELNDVATLGFKCVNRAPKKRPSMRDIVQVLSRVIKLRNQRKHHKKSLSATADEVTINIDQSTHRSPMSGHRRMESVESTADSCEV from the exons ATGAAAGCCGAGTCGTCTGGGTTAATCATTGGGATTTCGATAGGGGTGGTGATTGGAGTGCTTTTGGCTATAGGTGGATTTTTCTGCTTTTTGTACCACAGGAAACGATCACAGATAGGTAATAGCAGTTCTAGAAGGGCAGCAACGATCCCAATTCGTCAAAATGGTATTGATTCTTGCACAGCATTATCAGATTCATCGGTTGGTACAGAGTCTCCAAAGACTAGTATAAATAATGGCATTTCCTTCTGGCTTGGAGGACTCAAGAAGGCTAATATCATTTCTGCATCTGGTATTCTGGAGTACTCTTACAA GGATCTCCAGAAAGCAACTGTCAATTTTACAACGTTAATTGGACAAGGGGCGTTTGGTCCTGTTTATAAAGCTCAGATGTTAACTGGTGAGACTGTTGCTGTTAAAGTACTCGCAACTGATTCTAAGCAAGGCGAGAAAGAATTCCATGCTGAG GTTATGTTACTTGGAAGGTTACATCACAGGAATCTTGTAAATTTGGTTGGCTACTGTGCAGAAAAGGGCCAGCGTATGCTTATCTATGTATACATGAGTAGAGGCTGTTTGGCTTCTCATTTGTATA GTGAAGAGCTTGAACCTTTGAGCTGGGAGTTGAGGGTTCAAATTGCGCTGGATGTTGCAAGGGGTTTGGAGTATCTACATGATGGG GCAGTTCCTCCTGTGATACACCGTGACATTAAATCTTCCAATATTCTGTTGGATGAGTCCATGAGGGCAAGG GTGGCTGATTTTGGGCTGTCAAGGGAAGAAATGGTCAGCAAGCATTTGTCAAATATTCGGGGAACTTTTGGATATCTTGACCCTGAATATATATCAACAAGGGCCTTTACTAAGAAAAGCGATGTTTATAGTTATGGCGTGCTGCTATTTGAACTTGTTGCAGGAAGAAATCCGCTTCAAGGACTAATGGAATATGTGGAACTA GCGGCTATGAATACTGAAGGGAACGTTGGTTGGGAAGAAATTGTTGATTCTCGTCTTGATGGGAAATATGATTTGCAAGAGCTGAATGACGTGGCAACTCTGGGATTCAAATGTGTAAATCGCGCTCCTAAAAAACGGCCCTCCATGAGGGACATTGTACAGGTACTGTCACGGGTTATCAAGTTGAGAAATCAGAGGAAGCATCACAAGAAATCTTTGTCTGCTACAGCAGATGAGGTTACAATCAACATTGATCAGTCAACCCATCGAAGTCCTATGTCTGGACATCGGCGCATGGAATCTGTGGAGAGCACCGCTGACTCCTGTGAAGTGTAG
- the LOC113690957 gene encoding large ribosomal subunit protein uL24c isoform X2 translates to MAALQSSFTSLSLSSNSFLGQRFSVPLCPPQLKRWERKDCKPNSLPVLHKMHVKVGDTVKVISGRDKGKTGEIAEIFKHNSTIKVREINLKTKHVKSRGEDEPGQIIKIEAPIHSSNVMLYSKEQNVASRVGHKTLDNGKRVRYLIKTGEIIDSAENWKRVIKEKKEEKTEAVAAS, encoded by the exons ATGGCAGCTCTACAGAGCTCCTTcacttctctttctctctcctccAACAGTTTTCTCGGCCAACGCTTCTCCGTCCCTCTCTGCCCACCTCAA CTCAAGCGATGGGAGCGCAAAGATTGCAAGCCAAACAGCCTTCCGGTGCTACATAAGATGCATGTTAAGGTCGGAGATACAGTAAAAGTCATATCTGGACGGGACAAAGGTAAAACTGGAGAAATCGCTGAGATATTTAAGCATAACAGTACCATTAAAGTGAGAGAAATCAACTTGAAGACCAAGCATGTGAAGAGTAGGGGGGAGGATGAACCAGGTCAAATTATAAAG ATAGAAGCACCCATTCACAGTTCAAACGTGATGCTATATTCTAAGGAACAAAATGTAGCGAGCCGCGTAGGTCATAAGACCTTAGACAATGGAAAGCGCGTCCGGTACCTCATCAAGACTGGAGAAATAATTGACAGCGCAGAGAACTGGAAGAGAGTgatcaaggagaagaaagaggagAAAACAGAAGCAGTTGCTGCCTCTTAG
- the LOC113690957 gene encoding large ribosomal subunit protein uL24c isoform X1 yields the protein MAALQSSFTSLSLSSNSFLGQRFSVPLCPPQVVPTENPCSISAKLKRWERKDCKPNSLPVLHKMHVKVGDTVKVISGRDKGKTGEIAEIFKHNSTIKVREINLKTKHVKSRGEDEPGQIIKIEAPIHSSNVMLYSKEQNVASRVGHKTLDNGKRVRYLIKTGEIIDSAENWKRVIKEKKEEKTEAVAAS from the exons ATGGCAGCTCTACAGAGCTCCTTcacttctctttctctctcctccAACAGTTTTCTCGGCCAACGCTTCTCCGTCCCTCTCTGCCCACCTCAA GTTGTGCCCACAGAGAATCCCTGTTCTATTTCAGCAAAG CTCAAGCGATGGGAGCGCAAAGATTGCAAGCCAAACAGCCTTCCGGTGCTACATAAGATGCATGTTAAGGTCGGAGATACAGTAAAAGTCATATCTGGACGGGACAAAGGTAAAACTGGAGAAATCGCTGAGATATTTAAGCATAACAGTACCATTAAAGTGAGAGAAATCAACTTGAAGACCAAGCATGTGAAGAGTAGGGGGGAGGATGAACCAGGTCAAATTATAAAG ATAGAAGCACCCATTCACAGTTCAAACGTGATGCTATATTCTAAGGAACAAAATGTAGCGAGCCGCGTAGGTCATAAGACCTTAGACAATGGAAAGCGCGTCCGGTACCTCATCAAGACTGGAGAAATAATTGACAGCGCAGAGAACTGGAAGAGAGTgatcaaggagaagaaagaggagAAAACAGAAGCAGTTGCTGCCTCTTAG
- the LOC140006748 gene encoding putative anthocyanidin reductase: MEDIAAREEGRSQEESPVTYCVTGASGYIGSWLVKSLLQRGYLVHATVRSPEKSLNLLKEWDGGERLRIFKADLQEDGSFDAAVRGCSGLFHVAASMQFEVPVEENVDSYVQTNVIEPAIKGTLNVLKACSRTNSVRRVVFTSSISTMTAKDSSENWRDLVDESCKVPINRVWKHKPTGWVYALTKILTEEAAFQFAHENGIDLRSVITATVAGPFLTSTVPTSIRVLLSPITGDPQLLPILVGVNSRMGSIALVHIEDICNAHIFVMEDARAEGRYMCCSRSCGMAELVDYLMEEYPCSNLQRLVKAKNESIPAEISSKKLTDLGFNFKYDVQDIIQQAVEKCIACGFLPGLLN, from the exons ATGGAAGATATAGCAGCAAGAGAGGAGGGGAGGAGCCAAGAAGAAAGCCCCGTCACATACTGTGTGACCGGAGCATCGGGTTACATTGGGTCATGGCTGGTGAAATCCCTCCTTCAAAGAGGCTACCTGGTTCACGCCACTGTCCGCAGCCCTG AGAAATCACTGAATCTTTTAAAAGAGTGGGATGGAGGAGAGCGGTTGAGAATCTTCAAAGCAGATCTACAGGAAGATGGGAGCTTTGATGCTGCTGTGAGAGGTTGCAGTGGCTTATTCCATGTTGCTGCTTCGATGCAATTTGAGGTTCCAGTGGAAGAGAATGTTG ACAGTTATGTCCAGACAAatgtcattgaacctgcaattaaAGGAACCTTGAATGTGCTCAAAGCTTGCTCAAGAACGAATTCTGTGAGAAGGGTTGTTTTTACATCATCAATAAGTACTATGACTGCCAAAGACAGCTCAGAGAACTGGAGAGATCTTGTTGACGAATCCTGCAAGGTTCCTATTAATCGTGTCTGGAAACACAAACCAACCGGATGG GTCTATGCATTGACAAAGATTCTGACAGAGGAAGCAGCCTTCCAATTTGCACATgaaaatggaattgacttaAGGTCTGTGATAACTGCGACTGTTGCTGGTCCGTTCCTCACTTCAACAGTTCCAACAAGCATCCGAGTTCTCTTGTCACCAATTACAG gtgaccctcaactattacCAATTCTAGTTGGTGTAAACTCTAGAATGGGTTCGATTGCTTTAGTTCACATTGAAGATATATGCAATGCCCATATTTTCGTCATGGAGGATGCTAGAGCAGAAGGTCGATATATGTGCTGCTCACGTAGTTGTGGAATGGCTGAACTTGTTGATTACCTCATGGAGGAGTATCCTTGCTCTAATTTGCAGAG GCTTGTAAAGGCTAAGAATGAGTCCATTCCAGCAGAAATTTCTTCGAAGAAGTTGACAGATTTGGGGTTCAACTTCAAGTATGATGTGCAGGATATAATACAGCAAGCTGTTGAGAAATGTATTGCCTGTGGATTTCTACCTGGACTTCTAAATTAG